One Synechococcus sp. CC9605 genomic window carries:
- the minC gene encoding septum site-determining protein MinC yields MTLRLPDQRLDHWRDRLPDLLSRCSQPIVDLDCRDWVLNCSDLTDLCAAVSGAGHQLGRITGRVPETIVSASALGLDASRSNTPSSRELQPNPVTTAPSELLFHHGTLRSGDHLQSERTILLYGDVNPGARISSTADVLVWGRLRGVAHAGCEGSTSAKIVALQLRPLQLRIADVVARGPEDLPQAGLAEQAKLKDGVIAIEPAVIQSFQKR; encoded by the coding sequence ATGACCTTGAGGCTTCCCGACCAGCGCCTTGATCACTGGAGGGATCGTTTGCCTGATCTGCTCAGCAGGTGTTCCCAACCGATCGTTGATCTCGATTGCAGGGACTGGGTCCTGAACTGCAGCGACCTCACGGATTTGTGCGCGGCCGTCAGCGGGGCAGGCCATCAACTCGGACGCATCACCGGCCGGGTTCCCGAAACCATTGTGAGTGCTTCAGCCTTGGGACTGGACGCGAGCCGGTCCAATACGCCTTCCAGCCGTGAACTCCAGCCCAATCCTGTGACGACGGCCCCTTCCGAGCTGTTGTTTCACCACGGCACCCTGCGCTCCGGCGACCACCTCCAAAGCGAGCGCACCATCCTTCTCTATGGAGATGTGAATCCCGGAGCGCGGATCAGTTCAACGGCTGATGTTTTGGTGTGGGGTCGCCTGCGGGGCGTGGCCCATGCCGGATGTGAGGGGTCAACATCCGCGAAAATCGTTGCCCTGCAGCTGCGGCCACTGCAACTCAGGATTGCTGACGTTGTCGCCCGAGGCCCCGAGGATCTGCCCCAGGCAGGTTTGGCCGAACAGGCCAAGCTCAAGGATGGCGTGATCGCCATTGAACCCGCTGTCATCCAGAGCTTTCAAAAACGCTGA
- a CDS encoding HD domain-containing protein, translating to MSQRTYHDPLHRGIGLDRQAPAEGMVMDLVDTAPFQRLRRIRQLGPAYLTFHSAESSRFTHSLGVFHLARRAFERMLPLAPELETYRGLLYGAALLHDIGHGPLSHTGEEMFGLRHEAWSARVIRHHPEIRDCLESHESGTAEAVANLLEHGRSPHPLIKHLVSSQLDCDRLDYLLRDSYSTGTRYGQLDLDRILGALTLAPDGDMAIHPKGLMAVEHYLVVRNLMYRSVYNHRLNVVCNWLLEKLIQTARQLGPEQVWADEVMASWLWQPDQIGLEDFLANDDQRTGYHLQRWQAEAPAALAELSGRFLDRRLLKATAVEHLSPADQLQLLAAARRLADRHGHDPELCCGLRHQQLRGYHPYRGGLRLWDGQQLQALEKASPLVASLATPAATSWLIHPRDISAELRQEMDVEWPRAAAA from the coding sequence ATGAGTCAGCGGACCTATCACGACCCTCTGCACCGCGGCATTGGTTTGGACCGCCAAGCCCCAGCCGAAGGAATGGTGATGGACCTGGTGGACACGGCGCCATTCCAGCGCCTGCGTCGCATCCGCCAGCTGGGTCCGGCCTACCTCACCTTTCACAGCGCTGAATCCAGTCGATTCACCCACTCGCTGGGGGTCTTTCATCTGGCACGCCGTGCATTTGAGCGGATGCTGCCGTTGGCACCCGAGTTGGAGACGTACCGGGGGCTCCTTTACGGAGCTGCTTTGCTCCATGACATCGGCCATGGCCCCCTCAGCCACACCGGTGAAGAGATGTTTGGCCTGCGCCATGAAGCGTGGTCCGCGCGTGTGATCCGGCATCACCCAGAGATCCGCGACTGTCTGGAGAGCCACGAATCCGGGACGGCTGAGGCGGTGGCAAATCTGCTGGAGCATGGACGCAGTCCTCACCCCCTGATCAAACATCTGGTCAGCAGTCAGCTGGATTGCGACCGACTGGATTACCTCCTGCGCGACAGCTACAGCACCGGAACGCGCTACGGGCAGCTCGATCTCGACCGCATCCTGGGAGCCCTGACCCTTGCCCCTGACGGGGACATGGCCATTCATCCAAAAGGTCTGATGGCTGTGGAGCACTACCTGGTGGTGAGGAACCTGATGTACAGGAGCGTCTACAACCACCGGCTGAATGTGGTGTGCAACTGGCTGCTAGAGAAACTGATCCAGACAGCACGACAACTGGGGCCTGAGCAGGTGTGGGCTGATGAGGTGATGGCCAGCTGGCTCTGGCAGCCAGACCAGATCGGCTTGGAGGACTTCCTCGCCAACGATGACCAACGCACCGGCTACCACCTCCAGCGTTGGCAAGCCGAAGCGCCGGCGGCTCTGGCTGAACTGAGTGGGCGTTTTCTGGATCGACGCCTGCTGAAAGCAACAGCCGTCGAGCATCTGTCTCCTGCTGATCAACTGCAATTGCTTGCGGCAGCAAGGCGCCTGGCCGATCGTCATGGCCACGACCCTGAGCTGTGCTGCGGGCTGCGACATCAGCAGCTGCGCGGGTACCACCCCTATCGAGGCGGCTTGCGCCTCTGGGACGGACAACAGCTTCAAGCCCTGGAGAAAGCCTCTCCCCTGGTCGCCAGTCTGGCGACCCCAGCGGCAACCTCCTGGTTGATTCACCCCCGTGACATCAGTGCCGAACTCAGGCAGGAAATGGACGTTGAATGGCCCCGAGCAGCAGCAGCGTGA
- the ctpZ gene encoding carboxyl-terminal processing protease CtpZ, which translates to MYPTVNDLSDWLRRMGFRTLRQLIAAGLCCFLVLGSACTAVALSDTQQLVVDSWRLVNQGFWNPEQLDAVRWRRQRQKAMERSIESSDDAYAAIESMLAQLGDPYTRLLRPADYTALKNSTNGSLSGVGLQLGPDESSNGIVVISALEGSPAGEAEITSGTQLLSVDGRPVVDLGLEGTVAALRGDVGSQVVLTLDNGSGETTELTLERRSVDLRPVRTRRLRTGSHTLGYLRITQFSDGVPEQVKEALTELQNKEIEGLVLDLRNNSGGLVSAGLAVADDFLSGDAIVETRNRDGINDTIQASLQTVYDGPMVTLVNGGTASASEILAGALQDNERATLLGGQTFGKGLIQTLTNLSDGSGLAVTVAGYVTPSGRDIQGEGIAPDRGLSDPEPLNPGGDGDRWLSEAEQWMEALLEQPADDTEA; encoded by the coding sequence ATGTATCCAACTGTTAACGATCTTTCAGACTGGCTGCGGCGCATGGGATTTCGAACACTGCGCCAGCTCATCGCAGCGGGTCTTTGCTGCTTTTTGGTGCTAGGCAGCGCCTGCACTGCTGTTGCACTTAGCGACACACAACAGCTCGTGGTGGACAGCTGGAGGCTTGTGAACCAGGGCTTTTGGAACCCAGAACAACTCGATGCGGTGCGTTGGAGGCGTCAACGGCAGAAGGCCATGGAACGCAGCATCGAGAGCAGTGACGACGCCTATGCGGCCATCGAATCGATGCTGGCTCAGCTGGGCGACCCTTACACCCGGCTGCTTCGTCCAGCGGACTACACGGCGCTGAAAAACAGCACCAACGGCAGCCTCAGCGGTGTGGGCTTGCAACTCGGGCCCGATGAGAGCAGCAATGGCATTGTGGTGATTTCGGCCCTCGAGGGTTCACCCGCCGGCGAGGCAGAGATCACCAGTGGCACGCAGTTGCTATCTGTTGATGGCCGACCCGTGGTGGATCTGGGACTTGAGGGAACCGTTGCAGCACTTCGGGGAGACGTGGGATCTCAGGTAGTGCTGACGCTGGACAACGGCAGCGGAGAAACAACTGAACTGACCCTGGAACGCCGCAGCGTGGACCTCAGGCCGGTGCGAACCCGGCGCTTGCGCACCGGCAGTCACACCCTTGGCTATCTGCGGATCACCCAGTTCAGCGACGGAGTCCCCGAACAGGTGAAAGAAGCCCTCACAGAGTTGCAAAACAAAGAGATCGAAGGATTGGTGCTCGACCTCCGCAACAACTCAGGCGGATTGGTGAGCGCTGGATTAGCAGTCGCAGACGACTTCCTTTCCGGTGACGCCATCGTTGAAACCCGCAACCGCGATGGCATTAATGACACCATCCAGGCCAGTCTCCAGACGGTGTACGACGGACCGATGGTCACCCTCGTGAATGGAGGAACGGCCAGTGCGAGCGAAATCCTGGCTGGCGCCCTTCAGGACAACGAACGCGCCACCCTGCTCGGAGGCCAGACCTTTGGCAAAGGGCTGATTCAAACGCTGACCAACCTCAGTGACGGCAGCGGCCTCGCCGTGACCGTCGCCGGCTACGTGACGCCGAGTGGACGAGATATTCAAGGAGAAGGCATCGCACCGGATCGTGGGTTGTCAGATCCGGAACCCCTGAATCCCGGCGGTGACGGTGATCGCTGGCTCTCGGAAGCCGAACAATGGATGGAGGCCCTGCTGGAACAACCCGCTGACGACACCGAGGCATGA
- the petB gene encoding cytochrome b6, translating into MANSSPVYDWFQERLEIQDIADDIGSKYVPPHVNIFYCLGGITLVCFLIQFATGFAMTFYYKPTVAEAYKSVEYLMTDVSFGWLIRSVHRWSASMMVLMLILHVFRVYLTGGFKRPRELTWVTGVTMAVITVSFGVTGYSLPWDQVGYWAVKIVSGVPAAIPVVGDFMVELLRGGESVGQATLTRFYSLHTFVMPWLLAVFMLMHFLMIRKQGISGPL; encoded by the coding sequence ATGGCGAACTCATCACCGGTTTACGACTGGTTCCAGGAACGTCTGGAAATCCAGGACATTGCTGACGACATCGGTTCCAAATACGTGCCCCCCCACGTCAACATTTTCTATTGCCTGGGGGGCATCACGTTGGTGTGCTTCCTGATCCAGTTCGCGACTGGGTTCGCGATGACTTTCTATTACAAGCCCACTGTTGCTGAGGCTTACAAGTCGGTCGAATACCTGATGACCGACGTCAGTTTCGGTTGGCTGATTCGCTCGGTTCACCGCTGGAGCGCATCAATGATGGTGCTGATGCTCATTCTTCACGTGTTCCGCGTGTACCTCACCGGCGGTTTTAAGCGTCCTCGTGAGCTCACCTGGGTCACCGGTGTGACCATGGCCGTGATCACCGTTTCCTTCGGCGTGACCGGTTACTCCCTGCCTTGGGATCAGGTTGGTTACTGGGCCGTGAAGATCGTTTCGGGCGTCCCTGCTGCCATTCCGGTGGTTGGCGACTTCATGGTGGAGCTGCTTCGCGGTGGCGAAAGCGTCGGTCAGGCAACGCTCACCCGCTTCTACAGCCTTCACACCTTTGTGATGCCTTGGCTGCTGGCAGTGTTCATGCTCATGCACTTCCTGATGATCCGGAAGCAGGGCATTTCTGGTCCCTTGTGA
- the petD gene encoding cytochrome b6-f complex subunit IV: MHILKKPDLSDPKMRAKLAKGMGHNYYGEPAWPNDLLYIFPVVILGTIACVVGLAVLDPAMLADKADPFATPLEILPEWYLYPVFQILRVVPNKLLGIALQTLVPLGLMLVPFIESFNKFQNPFRRPVAMTVFLTGTLVTIYLGIGAALPIDKSLTLGLF, encoded by the coding sequence ATGCACATTCTCAAAAAGCCTGATCTCTCCGATCCCAAGATGCGGGCCAAGCTCGCCAAGGGCATGGGTCACAACTACTACGGAGAGCCCGCCTGGCCCAATGATCTCCTCTACATCTTCCCGGTGGTGATCCTTGGCACCATCGCGTGTGTGGTTGGTCTGGCCGTTCTGGATCCAGCGATGCTCGCCGACAAGGCTGATCCTTTCGCCACCCCCCTGGAAATTCTTCCTGAGTGGTACCTCTATCCCGTCTTCCAGATCCTGCGGGTTGTTCCCAACAAGCTCCTGGGTATTGCTCTGCAAACCCTGGTTCCCCTGGGCCTGATGCTCGTCCCCTTCATCGAGAGCTTCAACAAATTTCAGAACCCTTTCCGCCGTCCTGTTGCGATGACCGTGTTCCTCACCGGAACTTTGGTCACCATCTATCTCGGTATTGGTGCAGCACTTCCTATCGACAAGTCTCTCACCCTCGGACTGTTCTGA